The Aminithiophilus ramosus genome contains a region encoding:
- a CDS encoding helix-turn-helix domain-containing protein, translating to MGVNVRSISRWETNERSVPSDKLADLADVLGTSTDYLLCKTDEPRPVSPATLDAKKKAGLRRDRRSC from the coding sequence TTCGATCAGTCGATGGGAAACTAACGAACGGTCCGTTCCCAGTGACAAACTGGCGGATCTCGCCGATGTCTTGGGAACAAGCACGGATTACCTACTGTGCAAGACCGACGAGCCCCGGCCCGTCTCCCCTGCCACGCTCGACGCAAAAAAAAAAGCCGGCCTCCGAAGAGACCGGCGATCTTGCTGA
- a CDS encoding type II toxin-antitoxin system death-on-curing family toxin, protein MSSPNIEWLTEDDIWEAISTLQAKYREDPICVINPGPIEYVLNLESLSYFYDDDPLLIAATKIRTIIKGHPLLDGNKRLGMVVGTYFLDINGFNLIASDDSFASIAISLASGEANMEDLIEWIKVNSLAK, encoded by the coding sequence ATGTCCTCGCCAAATATTGAGTGGCTGACAGAAGACGACATCTGGGAGGCAATCTCGACTCTTCAGGCCAAGTACCGGGAAGACCCCATTTGTGTCATCAATCCCGGCCCTATTGAGTATGTCCTTAACTTGGAAAGCCTTTCGTACTTTTACGACGATGATCCCCTTCTCATAGCGGCAACCAAAATCCGAACAATCATCAAGGGACATCCGTTGCTTGATGGCAACAAGCGTTTGGGTATGGTTGTCGGAACCTATTTTCTGGACATAAATGGCTTCAATCTGATTGCGTCGGACGATAGCTTCGCCAGCATCGCCATCAGCTTGGCCAGCGGAGAAGCGAACATGGAAGATCTTATCGAATGGATCAAGGTCAACTCTTTGGCCAAATAA
- the istA gene encoding IS21 family transposase, protein MAEHGFSGSESNIRKVVSDLKSEITPEKGFVPLTAYPGEQAQVDWGEALVRIGGEERRIYLFCMRLRHSGAPFVYAFPDDGLEAFMAGHRRAFESFGGVPRECVYDNLKSAVTKVLPGPNREENRHFSALRGHYLFDSSFCNVRSGNEKGSVENLVGYVRRNALVPVPDLATLDDLNSVLADWCGRERQRRAASFEEEALRLMPLPEIPHPCALTTVSVVSRTSLVRFEGNVYSVPVGHEKEAVDLSVTWDRVRVSSRGKVLANHRRLSGKGKASMELVHYLPLLRAKPGAVRNAAVVRDLEEPWQKARTLLCAHSGYRELCAILQLHRDHSHEALTQALEEALALKRVTAETVRQLLLNKTPSASLTVAVPDSLAELPLPAPIRDATTLCSKKRWPDERGDPGHGRRTPLPGPQASRRPELLPAWRRRHVPRGLPPREPGG, encoded by the coding sequence GTGGCGGAGCACGGTTTCAGTGGGAGCGAGTCCAACATCCGCAAGGTCGTGTCGGACCTGAAGAGCGAGATCACCCCGGAGAAGGGGTTCGTTCCCCTGACGGCATATCCGGGCGAGCAGGCCCAGGTGGACTGGGGCGAGGCTCTGGTCCGCATCGGAGGGGAGGAACGGAGGATTTACCTTTTCTGCATGCGCCTTCGCCACAGCGGTGCTCCCTTCGTGTACGCCTTTCCCGACGACGGGCTGGAGGCCTTCATGGCGGGACATCGACGTGCCTTCGAGTCCTTCGGCGGGGTACCCAGGGAATGCGTCTACGACAACCTCAAGTCGGCGGTGACCAAGGTCCTCCCGGGGCCGAACCGGGAAGAGAACCGGCACTTTTCGGCCCTCCGGGGCCATTACCTCTTCGACAGTTCTTTCTGCAACGTCCGAAGCGGCAACGAGAAGGGTTCCGTGGAGAACCTGGTGGGCTATGTGCGGAGGAACGCCCTGGTTCCCGTGCCGGACCTGGCGACACTGGACGATCTCAATTCCGTCCTGGCCGACTGGTGCGGGAGGGAACGGCAGAGGCGCGCAGCCTCTTTCGAAGAAGAAGCCCTACGGCTTATGCCTCTTCCGGAGATACCTCATCCCTGTGCCCTCACCACCGTGTCGGTGGTGAGCCGGACCTCCCTGGTCCGGTTCGAGGGCAACGTCTACTCGGTCCCGGTAGGGCACGAGAAAGAGGCCGTCGACCTCTCCGTCACCTGGGACCGTGTCCGTGTCTCCAGCCGAGGAAAGGTTCTGGCGAATCATCGCCGCCTCTCCGGGAAGGGTAAGGCCTCCATGGAACTTGTCCACTACCTGCCGCTGCTGCGGGCGAAACCCGGGGCCGTCCGAAATGCGGCGGTCGTGCGGGATCTGGAGGAGCCCTGGCAGAAGGCCCGGACGCTCCTGTGCGCCCATTCGGGTTACAGGGAACTCTGTGCCATCCTCCAGCTCCACCGGGACCATTCCCACGAGGCCCTGACGCAAGCCCTCGAAGAGGCCCTGGCCCTGAAGAGGGTTACGGCGGAGACGGTTCGCCAGCTGCTTCTCAACAAAACGCCTTCGGCCAGTCTCACTGTCGCCGTTCCGGACTCCCTCGCGGAACTGCCCCTTCCCGCCCCGATCCGGGACGCTACGACGCTCTGCTCGAAGAAGAGGTGGCCTGATGAACGCGGAGATCCGGGACATGGCCGTCGAACGCCTCTGCCGGGACCTCAGGCTTCCCGGCGTCCTGAGCTATTACCGGCATGGCGGCGCCGACATGTCCCCCGGGGACTACCTCCGCGAGAGCCTGGAGGCTGA
- a CDS encoding ImmA/IrrE family metallo-endopeptidase, protein MTKDPRKLAADLVARLGFRHPPVMVRKACRALRIPVKILPLDRDGYSVDVGGHPFIFLSSRLSRERLRWTAAHELGHVLLGHGPMMAADGTGPLERPAHVFAEELLMPSAFIDEAIGHFRSRCMRFAPEDLAPRFGVSLEAMRIRLETKKNDQHRKETKNGQQSR, encoded by the coding sequence ATGACAAAAGATCCTCGAAAGCTGGCTGCCGACCTCGTGGCAAGGCTCGGTTTTCGCCACCCGCCGGTGATGGTCCGCAAGGCATGCAGGGCCTTGCGGATTCCGGTGAAGATTCTCCCCCTCGACCGGGACGGCTACTCCGTCGATGTCGGCGGTCACCCCTTCATCTTCCTTTCTTCGCGCCTTTCACGAGAACGCCTTCGTTGGACGGCCGCCCACGAGCTGGGGCACGTCCTCCTCGGCCATGGGCCCATGATGGCCGCCGATGGAACAGGACCCCTGGAACGTCCGGCTCATGTCTTCGCCGAGGAGCTGCTCATGCCGTCGGCTTTCATCGATGAAGCGATCGGGCATTTCCGGAGCCGCTGCATGCGTTTCGCCCCGGAGGACCTGGCTCCCCGCTTCGGGGTGTCGCTGGAAGCGATGAGGATCCGGCTGGAGACAAAAAAGAACGACCAACATCGAAAGGAGACAAAAAATGGACAGCAATCGAGATGA
- a CDS encoding DUF2326 domain-containing protein, with protein sequence MLGFDANLIESHYKKEQELAQMQNAIKTIEKDMNGSFEDVSKIEGILLLKQKDAEKKQGLLDAFDFRLPDKDQTKRLVEEVNERIASLNAERYSLSQNRKKVLASLQEGQILFNPDEAQQLFKEAGIFFEGQIKKDFQQLIAFNRAITEERRGYLREELAEIDTKLKRVNDELNTLGEKRSTTLSFLSETDTFIKYKQLSDEIISLRADIASLEKQRNHLHRLQNLRAEIRPLTEERNNLQTEIEADVDKQNSDKDSLFSTIRVFFSEIVEAVIDRKALLSVASNQAGHLELKAEILDGAGNATDADFGHTYRKLLCVAFDLAVLRAHLNDRFPRFVYHDGVLESLDDRKKENLLAIIRQYAGLGLQPIITLIDSDLPSRSHKETLFAEDELILTLHDKGNQGRLFKMDSW encoded by the coding sequence TTGCTCGGTTTTGACGCTAACCTGATCGAGAGTCACTACAAAAAAGAGCAAGAGCTTGCACAAATGCAGAATGCAATAAAGACCATTGAGAAGGATATGAATGGTTCTTTTGAGGATGTCAGCAAGATTGAGGGCATTCTGTTACTCAAACAGAAGGATGCGGAGAAGAAACAAGGGTTACTTGATGCCTTCGATTTTCGCCTCCCTGACAAGGATCAAACCAAACGGTTGGTTGAGGAAGTTAATGAGCGCATTGCGTCCCTCAACGCCGAACGCTACTCGCTCAGTCAGAACCGCAAGAAAGTGCTCGCTTCCCTACAAGAAGGCCAAATTTTGTTTAATCCCGACGAGGCTCAGCAACTGTTCAAGGAAGCTGGCATTTTTTTTGAAGGCCAGATCAAGAAGGATTTTCAACAGTTAATCGCATTCAATCGAGCAATCACTGAAGAGCGCCGCGGCTATCTACGAGAGGAACTCGCTGAGATTGACACTAAACTGAAGCGTGTCAATGACGAGCTGAACACCCTGGGGGAAAAACGCTCAACGACGCTCTCATTCCTAAGTGAAACTGATACTTTCATCAAGTACAAGCAACTCTCAGATGAAATAATTTCTCTGCGTGCTGACATCGCTTCCCTGGAAAAGCAGCGTAACCACCTACACAGATTGCAGAATTTACGGGCAGAAATACGGCCTCTCACTGAGGAACGAAACAACCTTCAAACAGAGATTGAGGCAGATGTGGATAAACAGAACTCCGACAAGGACAGCCTATTCTCAACGATCCGTGTCTTCTTCAGCGAGATCGTCGAGGCAGTCATCGACCGCAAGGCATTATTGAGTGTCGCATCAAACCAAGCCGGTCACCTGGAGCTTAAGGCCGAAATCCTTGACGGGGCCGGCAACGCAACTGACGCAGATTTTGGGCATACTTATCGCAAGCTCCTCTGTGTAGCCTTCGACTTGGCAGTGCTTCGAGCACATCTGAACGACAGATTTCCTCGCTTTGTCTACCATGATGGCGTTCTCGAATCTTTAGATGATCGAAAGAAAGAGAATTTGCTTGCGATCATCCGCCAATATGCGGGGCTTGGATTACAGCCAATCATCACGTTGATTGATTCAGATTTACCATCCCGCTCACACAAAGAAACTTTATTTGCTGAAGACGAATTAATTTTGACCTTGCATGACAAAGGGAACCAAGGGCGATTGTTCAAAATGGATTCATGGTAA
- a CDS encoding class I SAM-dependent methyltransferase produces MEENYYAEKLHSGKLYQVYQTEIPRVRQYLEAEIDFVRKGLRGRERVLEVGAGYGRILKELASHARALVGVDISEESVGFGREWSKEIPNLRLHVMDANVLDFKEEFDRVLCLQNGLSAIKGDPFDLVRRCLRSLTVGGKAYFSTYSPRFWEWRVAWFREQAGKGLLGEIDEERTKDGVIVCKDGFRAVTFDGGDLERFGERTGYGYRVEEVDESSLFLIVEK; encoded by the coding sequence GTGGAGGAGAACTATTACGCAGAAAAGCTGCATTCCGGAAAGCTGTACCAGGTGTATCAGACGGAAATCCCCCGGGTCCGGCAGTACCTTGAGGCGGAAATCGACTTCGTGCGGAAGGGGCTCCGGGGACGGGAGAGGGTTCTGGAGGTTGGGGCGGGATACGGGCGGATTCTGAAAGAACTGGCCTCCCACGCGCGCGCTCTCGTCGGAGTGGATATCTCCGAGGAGTCGGTGGGATTCGGGCGGGAATGGTCGAAAGAGATCCCGAATCTCCGTCTGCACGTCATGGACGCCAATGTCCTCGACTTCAAAGAGGAGTTCGACAGGGTCTTGTGCCTTCAGAACGGACTGTCCGCCATCAAGGGAGACCCCTTCGATCTCGTCCGGAGGTGTCTGCGCTCTCTCACCGTCGGGGGGAAGGCCTATTTCAGCACCTATAGCCCCAGGTTCTGGGAATGGCGGGTGGCCTGGTTTCGGGAGCAGGCCGGCAAGGGGTTGCTCGGGGAAATCGACGAGGAGAGGACGAAAGACGGCGTCATCGTCTGCAAGGACGGTTTCAGGGCGGTTACCTTCGACGGCGGCGACCTGGAACGCTTCGGAGAGCGAACGGGGTACGGCTATCGCGTCGAGGAGGTCGACGAGTCCAGCCTCTTCCTGATAGTCGAGAAATAG
- a CDS encoding integrase core domain-containing protein, with translation MVLTMGSTITLKYEWLYLNDYERVRDLRCGLREYMDFYNDERLHSSLNYRTPREVHFADREGPMAV, from the coding sequence ATGGTCTTGACAATGGGGTCCACCATAACCCTCAAGTATGAGTGGCTCTACTTGAACGACTACGAGCGGGTCCGCGATCTCCGCTGCGGCCTGCGGGAGTATATGGACTTCTACAACGACGAAAGGCTTCACTCCTCACTGAACTACAGGACACCGCGGGAGGTTCACTTTGCCGACCGGGAGGGACCGATGGCGGTCTGA
- a CDS encoding IS3 family transposase (programmed frameshift) yields the protein MAAKRQRRSAEFKSKVAFAALKGDKTLAQLSGEFEVSAVQIGQWKKQLLQGGPEIFQRKGTPMDVETLMAPLYQEIGRLKMELDWLKKKSQALTLEGKRTSIDPEHPSISVRRQCDLLDLNRSSFYYASSSATETAENLEIMELIDGRYTCAPSYGSRRMTAWLRRQGQDVNRKRIGRLMRLMGLEGIGPKPGTSKPHPEHEIYPYLLRNAVIVRPNQVWSTDVTYLPMSGGFMYLAAVIDWHSRFVLSWELSNTLDAEFCVVALDRALRQGTPEIFNTDQGCQFTSKAFLSLLKEKEIRISMDGRGRALDNIFVERFWRTLKYEWLYLNDYERVRDLRCGLREYMDFYNDERLHSSLNYRTPREVHFADREGPMAV from the exons ATGGCAGCCAAGCGACAGAGGCGTTCAGCGGAGTTCAAAAGCAAAGTGGCCTTCGCTGCCCTGAAAGGGGATAAGACCCTGGCTCAATTGTCGGGTGAGTTCGAGGTTTCCGCCGTCCAGATCGGTCAGTGGAAGAAGCAGCTTCTGCAAGGGGGTCCGGAGATCTTTCAACGCAAAGGCACTCCGATGGATGTCGAGACGTTGATGGCCCCCCTCTACCAGGAGATCGGTCGGCTCAAGATGGAGCTCGACTGGCTCAAAAAAAAATC TCAGGCGCTGACGCTTGAGGGAAAGCGGACCTCCATCGATCCCGAGCACCCTTCGATCAGTGTTCGTCGGCAATGTGACCTCCTTGATCTTAACCGGTCCAGCTTCTACTACGCGAGCTCTTCCGCGACGGAGACGGCGGAGAACCTTGAAATCATGGAGCTCATCGACGGCCGGTACACCTGCGCCCCCTCTTACGGGAGCCGCCGGATGACGGCCTGGCTGCGTCGACAGGGACAGGACGTGAACCGCAAACGGATCGGACGGCTGATGAGGCTTATGGGGCTCGAAGGGATTGGCCCCAAACCGGGAACCAGCAAGCCTCACCCCGAACATGAGATTTATCCCTACCTGCTCCGGAACGCCGTCATCGTCAGACCGAATCAGGTCTGGAGCACCGATGTCACCTACCTCCCGATGAGTGGCGGTTTCATGTACCTCGCGGCCGTCATCGATTGGCACAGCCGCTTCGTCCTCTCCTGGGAACTTTCCAACACCCTGGACGCAGAGTTCTGCGTCGTCGCCCTCGACAGGGCTCTTCGGCAGGGAACGCCGGAGATCTTCAACACCGACCAGGGCTGTCAGTTCACCAGTAAGGCCTTTCTGTCTCTGCTCAAGGAAAAGGAGATCCGGATCAGCATGGACGGTCGTGGCAGGGCCCTCGACAACATCTTCGTGGAACGCTTCTGGCGGACCCTCAAGTATGAGTGGCTCTACTTGAACGACTATGAGCGGGTCCGCGATCTCCGCTGCGGCCTGCGGGAGTATATGGACTTCTACAACGACGAAAGGCTTCACTCCTCACTGAACTACAGGACACCGCGGGAGGTTCACTTTGCCGACCGGGAGGGACCGATGGCGGTCTGA
- a CDS encoding ABC transporter substrate-binding protein has product MKKTLSLLLSMTFILALFVGCITSNVASGETPNTGPSEPAKSHAGTYKGTAPGYHGELGVTVVLDETGKIVSVAVNEGHGETKNIGTVAINKIPDAIVAAQSLKVDAISGATVTGDAIIAAVAVALRSAGLNPADYSYTEIVAAEEASSTLNPDAMPAKAPITGTMKLKDAKGREVMLDLPVSTYAISTMDLIDYIIPLLGEEAFHKLVGSGQSGSHSLQTYAKLYTPIVGNYAEHVGQISDHNAPFDLEMLLAMDPDVLIVNSAMGAHRYALEIEPQLTAAGIPIVLVDVPGKEFTTSAQSTVRLLGQIFGKEERADEVASFLDEQFALIASKNLADRADKPTVYYEKSGYSEVFGSTSSSRSGWGTVIAAAGGENIADPILLESTAGKGGSNTLDPEYVLQSDPDYIILSGSGLGWMDNMPGATLPPPSFDIVNRTGWSTLRAVKGNNVYELAHAASRSIYGFHACLKLATVFYPEAFKDVDPDAVMSEFFDRFMLVDSDVTVWWHRLGESK; this is encoded by the coding sequence ATGAAGAAAACACTCTCATTGTTGTTGTCAATGACTTTCATCCTGGCGCTGTTTGTCGGCTGCATCACATCGAATGTAGCTTCCGGTGAGACGCCCAATACCGGACCGTCGGAACCGGCCAAGAGTCATGCCGGCACCTATAAGGGCACGGCCCCCGGATATCACGGCGAACTCGGCGTCACCGTCGTCCTTGACGAGACGGGTAAAATCGTCTCGGTGGCCGTCAATGAAGGGCATGGCGAGACAAAAAACATCGGGACCGTCGCCATCAACAAAATCCCCGATGCCATCGTGGCTGCCCAGTCCCTCAAGGTAGACGCCATATCCGGCGCGACCGTGACGGGCGATGCCATTATTGCCGCTGTCGCCGTCGCCCTCAGAAGCGCGGGACTGAACCCGGCCGATTACAGTTACACGGAAATCGTCGCCGCAGAAGAGGCTTCTTCTACGCTCAACCCCGACGCCATGCCCGCCAAGGCTCCCATCACGGGCACGATGAAGTTGAAGGATGCGAAAGGCCGAGAGGTGATGCTCGACCTTCCCGTTTCCACCTACGCCATCAGCACGATGGACTTGATCGACTACATCATCCCGCTGCTGGGCGAAGAGGCCTTTCACAAACTGGTGGGCTCGGGACAGTCCGGCAGCCATAGCCTTCAGACCTACGCCAAATTGTACACCCCCATTGTCGGCAACTACGCCGAGCATGTGGGCCAGATATCGGATCACAACGCGCCCTTCGACCTGGAGATGCTTCTGGCGATGGACCCGGACGTGCTCATCGTCAATTCCGCCATGGGCGCCCACAGATACGCGCTGGAGATCGAGCCGCAGCTGACGGCGGCGGGCATCCCTATCGTACTGGTCGACGTACCGGGCAAAGAGTTCACCACCTCCGCCCAGAGCACGGTCAGGCTGCTCGGCCAGATCTTTGGAAAAGAAGAGCGTGCCGACGAGGTTGCCTCGTTCCTGGATGAACAGTTCGCCCTGATCGCCTCCAAGAACCTCGCCGATCGCGCGGACAAGCCGACGGTCTACTACGAAAAGTCCGGTTACTCCGAGGTGTTCGGCTCCACAAGCAGCAGCAGATCCGGCTGGGGGACGGTCATAGCCGCCGCAGGAGGCGAGAACATCGCCGATCCGATCCTGCTCGAATCCACTGCCGGCAAGGGCGGCAGCAATACCCTCGATCCGGAATACGTCCTTCAATCCGATCCGGACTACATCATTCTCAGCGGCTCCGGCCTGGGATGGATGGACAACATGCCAGGCGCGACGCTGCCCCCACCGTCCTTTGACATCGTAAACCGCACGGGCTGGAGCACGCTCAGAGCCGTCAAAGGCAACAACGTGTATGAGCTGGCCCATGCCGCGAGCCGATCCATTTACGGCTTCCACGCCTGCCTGAAGTTGGCGACGGTCTTCTACCCCGAGGCGTTTAAGGACGTCGATCCCGATGCCGTCATGAGCGAGTTCTTCGACCGTTTCATGCTCGTCGACAGCGACGTGACCGTCTGGTGGCACCGCCTCGGCGAGTCAAAATAA
- a CDS encoding iron chelate uptake ABC transporter family permease subunit, with protein MSEERALYDGMIRRRAVLTAALLLLVLLLFLLNISIGSSSISLSEILAILATGKGQGHNAMIVREVRLPMALMAMAVGASLGMGGCEIQTILRNPIASPYTLGITNAATFGAALGLILNTNVLNVSEPFVVTANCFR; from the coding sequence ATGTCCGAGGAGCGTGCCCTCTACGACGGCATGATCCGCAGGAGGGCCGTTCTGACGGCGGCCCTCCTGCTTCTTGTCCTTTTGCTTTTTCTTCTCAACATCTCCATCGGCTCCTCGTCCATTTCTCTTTCCGAAATCCTCGCCATACTGGCCACAGGAAAGGGACAGGGCCATAACGCCATGATCGTGCGGGAGGTACGCCTGCCCATGGCCCTGATGGCGATGGCCGTCGGCGCCAGTCTGGGCATGGGCGGCTGCGAAATCCAGACGATTCTGCGCAACCCCATCGCCAGCCCCTACACTCTGGGCATTACAAACGCCGCCACCTTCGGCGCGGCGCTGGGCCTCATATTAAACACAAACGTTTTAAACGTCTCCGAGCCATTTGTGGTCACGGCCAACTGTTTTCGCTAA
- the istA gene encoding IS21 family transposase — MVDKEYIRKQHFREGWSIRKITRQTGICRKTVRRMLRDSEIPAYRLKAPRPRPVTGPYLEIIRTWLREDRNAPGKQRHTAKRVYDRLVAEHGFSGSESNIRKVVSDLKSEITPEKGFVPLTAYPGEQAQVDWGEALVRIGGEERRIYLFCMRLRHSGAPFVYAFPDDGLEAFMAGHRRAFESFGGVPRECVYDNLKSAVTKVLPGPNREENRHFSALRGHYLFDSSFCNVRSGNEKGSVENLVGYVRRNALVPVPDLATLDDLNSVLADWCGRERQRRAASFEEEALRLMPLPEIPHPCALTTVSVVSRTSLVRFEGNVYSVPVGHEKEAVDLSVTWDRVRVSSRGKVLANHRRLSGKGKASMELVHYLPLLRAKPGAVRNAAVVRDLEEPWQKARTLLCAHSGYRELCAILQLHRDHSHEALTQALEEALALKRVTAETVRQLLLNKTPSASLTVAVPDSLAELPLPAPDPGRYDALLEEEVA, encoded by the coding sequence ATGGTCGACAAAGAATATATCCGCAAACAGCACTTCAGGGAAGGCTGGTCCATCAGGAAGATCACCAGGCAGACGGGAATATGCCGGAAGACGGTCCGCAGAATGCTGAGGGACTCGGAGATCCCCGCTTACAGGCTGAAAGCTCCCCGTCCCAGACCGGTGACGGGTCCCTACCTGGAGATCATCCGGACCTGGCTCCGGGAGGATCGAAACGCCCCCGGGAAACAGCGCCATACCGCCAAGCGCGTCTACGACCGTTTGGTGGCGGAGCACGGTTTCAGTGGGAGCGAGTCCAACATCCGCAAGGTCGTGTCGGACCTGAAGAGCGAGATCACCCCGGAGAAGGGGTTCGTTCCCCTGACGGCATATCCGGGCGAGCAGGCCCAGGTGGACTGGGGCGAGGCTCTGGTCCGCATCGGAGGGGAGGAACGGAGGATTTACCTTTTCTGCATGCGCCTTCGCCACAGCGGTGCTCCCTTCGTGTACGCCTTTCCCGACGACGGGCTGGAGGCCTTCATGGCGGGACATCGACGTGCCTTCGAGTCCTTCGGCGGGGTACCCAGGGAATGCGTCTACGACAACCTCAAGTCGGCGGTGACCAAGGTCCTCCCGGGGCCGAACCGGGAAGAGAACCGGCACTTTTCGGCCCTCCGGGGCCATTACCTCTTCGACAGTTCTTTCTGCAACGTCCGAAGCGGCAACGAGAAGGGTTCCGTGGAGAACCTGGTGGGCTATGTGCGGAGGAACGCCCTGGTTCCCGTGCCGGACCTGGCGACACTGGACGATCTCAATTCCGTCCTGGCCGACTGGTGCGGGAGGGAACGGCAGAGGCGCGCAGCCTCTTTCGAAGAAGAAGCCCTACGGCTTATGCCTCTTCCGGAGATACCTCATCCCTGTGCCCTCACCACCGTGTCGGTGGTGAGCCGGACCTCCCTGGTCCGGTTCGAGGGCAACGTCTACTCGGTCCCGGTAGGGCACGAGAAAGAGGCCGTCGACCTCTCCGTCACCTGGGACCGTGTCCGTGTCTCCAGCCGAGGAAAGGTTCTGGCGAATCATCGCCGCCTCTCCGGGAAGGGTAAGGCCTCCATGGAACTTGTCCACTACCTGCCGCTGCTGCGGGCGAAACCCGGGGCCGTCCGAAATGCGGCGGTCGTGCGGGATCTGGAGGAGCCCTGGCAGAAGGCCCGGACGCTCCTGTGCGCCCATTCGGGTTACAGGGAACTCTGTGCCATCCTCCAGCTCCACCGGGACCATTCCCACGAGGCCCTGACGCAAGCCCTCGAAGAGGCCCTGGCCCTGAAGAGGGTTACGGCGGAGACGGTTCGCCAGCTGCTTCTCAACAAAACGCCTTCGGCCAGTCTCACTGTCGCCGTTCCGGACTCCCTCGCGGAACTGCCCCTTCCCGCCCCCGATCCGGGACGCTACGACGCTCTGCTCGAAGAAGAGGTGGCCTGA
- the istB gene encoding IS21-like element helper ATPase IstB encodes MNAEIRDMAVERLCRDLRLPGVLSYYRHGGADMSPGDYLRESLEAESASRREKRLRNLLKSARLPYARSLSDYDFLRLPSLPKDKLLSLADGGFVGRGENLVLLGSSGTGKTHIAIGLAACCVAAGCSVRFTTALTLAQELLLAQDEHRLPKLLKSYDRYDLVIVDELGYLGLGPGGAPLFQFFADRYERKSVCITTNLEFSRWPEVFGDATLTEALLDRLTHHAHIFVFKGESYRFAQRSTKELNA; translated from the coding sequence ATGAACGCGGAGATCCGGGACATGGCCGTCGAACGCCTCTGCCGGGACCTCAGGCTTCCCGGCGTCCTGAGCTATTACCGGCATGGCGGCGCCGACATGTCCCCCGGGGACTACCTCCGCGAGAGCCTGGAGGCTGAAAGCGCCTCCCGCCGGGAGAAGCGGCTCAGGAACCTTCTGAAATCGGCCAGACTCCCCTACGCCCGGTCCCTCTCGGATTACGACTTCCTCCGGCTTCCCTCCCTCCCGAAGGACAAGCTTCTCTCCCTCGCCGACGGAGGCTTCGTCGGACGGGGGGAAAACCTGGTCCTCCTGGGCAGCTCGGGCACAGGCAAGACCCACATCGCCATCGGCCTCGCGGCGTGCTGCGTCGCGGCGGGATGTTCGGTCCGCTTCACCACCGCCCTGACCCTGGCCCAGGAACTGCTCCTCGCCCAGGACGAACACCGGCTTCCCAAGCTCCTCAAAAGCTACGACCGGTACGACCTGGTGATCGTCGACGAACTGGGCTACCTGGGACTGGGTCCCGGCGGAGCACCTCTCTTCCAATTCTTCGCGGATCGGTACGAACGGAAGAGCGTCTGCATCACCACGAACCTGGAGTTCAGCCGCTGGCCTGAAGTCTTCGGCGACGCCACCCTGACCGAGGCGCTCCTGGACCGCCTGACCCATCACGCTCACATCTTCGTCTTCAAGGGGGAATCCTATCGATTCGCTCAGCGCAGCACCAAAGAACTGAACGCCTGA
- a CDS encoding FecCD family ABC transporter permease, which translates to MYAFSCRRGAGKNSIILFGIALNFLFSALTTVLQYLSDDEDLKSLVFWNMGSLLKSTWPKFLIVATALTFCFLVLSRNAWKLTAMTLDDTKARSLGVNTHSVRRMVIILTSLLTSFAVCFVGSVGFVGIIAPHVARQLVGEEQRFFLPLSGLVGAVVVSLAFVVSKLVIPGVVLPIGIVTAVIGIPVFLVIIFGKMRTL; encoded by the coding sequence ATCTATGCCTTCTCCTGTCGACGAGGGGCCGGGAAAAACTCGATTATCCTTTTTGGAATTGCCTTAAACTTCCTCTTCAGCGCGCTGACCACGGTACTGCAATACCTCTCAGACGATGAGGATCTCAAAAGCCTCGTCTTCTGGAACATGGGCAGCCTTTTAAAATCCACATGGCCGAAATTTCTGATCGTGGCGACTGCGCTGACCTTCTGTTTTCTTGTACTGAGCAGAAACGCATGGAAGCTTACCGCCATGACCCTTGACGACACGAAGGCGCGCAGTCTGGGCGTCAACACCCACAGCGTCCGACGCATGGTCATCATCCTGACCTCTCTGCTCACGTCATTTGCCGTCTGCTTTGTCGGCTCCGTCGGCTTTGTCGGCATCATAGCGCCCCACGTCGCGCGTCAGCTCGTCGGCGAGGAGCAGCGGTTTTTCCTTCCGCTGTCGGGACTGGTGGGCGCTGTCGTCGTCTCGCTGGCCTTTGTGGTCAGCAAGCTCGTCATACCGGGCGTCGTTTTGCCGATCGGGATTGTCACGGCCGTTATCGGTATTCCTGTGTTCCTTGTCATCATCTTTGGAAAAATGAGGACACTGTGA